A genomic stretch from Candidatus Poribacteria bacterium includes:
- a CDS encoding xanthine dehydrogenase family protein molybdopterin-binding subunit, giving the protein MASWGKARDSRLIGKRIARLSGADKVTGKAKYTFDINRPGMLYGYILRSPVAHATITGIDLSAAEALPGVKAAIPLIEPGKKVRFEGQEIAAVAAITPDIAEDAVRLIQYDYDELDYVVDVEEAKAEGAPQIRDDWTGNQSEARVDERGDLEAGFAEAAIEVEATYHAAVQTHVCLETHGHVAEWEGDNLTVWASTQAVFGTRQNLARHFELPENQVRVITEHMGGGFGSKFGPGVEGVTAAKLARKAGAPVKLMLTRKDEHLVAGNRPSMTQKVRAGATQDGRFIAYDMSGYGTGGIGSGAGFTGPYVYHVPNYRTEKSAVAINAGNARAMRAPGHPQGAFAMDSLMDELAEKLNMDPLEFRRINSDSDARRNRIRQGEYTLGAQEIGWHRRNRIPGSGTGIKKRGIGMGCGLWGGGGGAGTQARVTIHASGAVEAITGTQDIGTAIRTVIAIIVAEELGLRPEDITVKIGDTEPGLPSRGSGGSQTIGSVAPVIKTAAMAAKRKLFGHIAPLVEAVPGDLRAAGGRIYTESDLRMSIPWKEATGYLGMETISEGGEWDENLRVGDTAGVQFAEVEVDTETGIVKVIKIVAIQDCGLVVNRLTTESQINGAVIMGLGYALFEERIMDDQTGKMINPNLEDYKIPGTMEIPEIKSIAYDTDRKITGIGEPPTIPTAGAIANAVYNAIGVRIREIPITPDRVLNALG; this is encoded by the coding sequence GCGCAGCGGAAGCACTGCCTGGCGTCAAAGCCGCTATCCCGCTGATTGAACCGGGGAAAAAGGTGCGCTTTGAAGGGCAAGAGATCGCTGCGGTCGCCGCTATCACTCCCGACATCGCGGAAGACGCGGTTCGATTGATTCAATATGACTATGATGAATTGGACTATGTCGTCGATGTTGAGGAGGCAAAAGCGGAAGGCGCACCCCAAATTCGTGACGATTGGACGGGCAACCAGAGTGAAGCACGAGTTGACGAACGTGGGGATCTCGAGGCGGGCTTCGCCGAAGCCGCTATCGAGGTTGAAGCGACCTACCACGCGGCGGTTCAAACCCATGTCTGTCTGGAAACGCATGGACATGTTGCCGAATGGGAAGGGGATAACCTGACCGTTTGGGCTTCGACGCAGGCGGTCTTTGGCACACGCCAAAACCTCGCACGGCATTTTGAGCTGCCCGAAAATCAGGTGCGTGTCATCACCGAACACATGGGAGGTGGCTTTGGCAGTAAGTTCGGTCCCGGAGTGGAAGGGGTCACCGCTGCGAAGCTGGCACGAAAGGCGGGCGCACCTGTTAAACTAATGTTGACGCGTAAGGATGAGCACCTCGTTGCCGGCAACCGTCCGTCGATGACACAGAAGGTACGCGCGGGCGCAACGCAAGATGGTCGCTTCATCGCTTACGACATGAGCGGCTACGGCACAGGCGGCATCGGTAGTGGGGCAGGTTTCACCGGTCCCTATGTCTATCACGTTCCAAACTACCGAACTGAAAAATCTGCTGTCGCAATCAACGCGGGCAATGCTCGTGCCATGCGCGCGCCGGGTCATCCACAGGGTGCCTTCGCCATGGATTCGTTGATGGACGAACTTGCTGAAAAACTGAACATGGATCCGCTAGAGTTCCGCCGCATAAACAGTGATAGCGATGCACGACGAAATAGGATTCGTCAAGGCGAATATACGCTCGGCGCACAGGAGATTGGTTGGCACCGACGCAACAGAATCCCAGGATCCGGCACAGGTATCAAGAAACGTGGCATCGGTATGGGTTGCGGATTGTGGGGTGGTGGCGGCGGGGCGGGAACACAAGCCCGTGTGACCATCCACGCAAGCGGCGCTGTCGAAGCGATCACCGGCACGCAAGATATCGGCACAGCAATCCGGACGGTTATCGCCATTATCGTTGCGGAAGAACTTGGGCTGCGTCCCGAAGACATTACGGTCAAAATCGGCGATACCGAACCGGGGTTGCCTTCCCGCGGAAGTGGGGGTAGCCAGACAATCGGCTCTGTAGCGCCGGTGATAAAGACCGCAGCGATGGCAGCCAAGCGTAAACTCTTTGGGCATATCGCACCGCTGGTAGAAGCGGTACCGGGAGATCTACGCGCTGCTGGTGGTCGGATTTACACCGAATCAGATTTAAGGATGAGTATTCCGTGGAAAGAGGCGACGGGGTATCTCGGCATGGAAACCATCTCCGAAGGTGGTGAATGGGACGAAAACCTCCGCGTCGGTGATACCGCTGGCGTACAGTTTGCCGAGGTCGAAGTTGACACAGAAACTGGAATTGTCAAGGTTATCAAGATTGTCGCCATCCAAGACTGTGGTTTGGTGGTCAACCGTCTGACGACTGAGAGCCAGATCAATGGCGCGGTCATCATGGGATTGGGCTATGCGCTGTTTGAGGAGCGCATCATGGATGATCAGACCGGCAAGATGATTAACCCGAACCTTGAGGATTACAAAATCCCCGGCACGATGGAGATTCCTGAGATTAAATCCATCGCATACGATACCGACCGGAAAATAACGGGAATCGGAGAACCGCCGACAATCCCGACAGCAGGCGCAATTGCAAACGCTGTCTATAATGCAATCGGTGTCCGTATCCGGGAAATCCCGATTACACCGGACAGAGTCCTCAACGCTCTCGGTTAG